The following are encoded in a window of Ruminiclostridium herbifermentans genomic DNA:
- a CDS encoding FapA family protein gives MAGQDDLKILVSVSPDELKAYITLYKGDGNSKVSKDDMLRALALQRVTYGINEQVLEQYAENPIYNEPFCVAEGVAPKHGKNGEVKYHFNTTVTNTPTILEDGRINYRELNLIQMVKKGQILCTLEPAIMGSNGMTVKGKVLIGVNGKPAVLPRGKNVAVSEDGKSLYATTDGEVEYLDATKVSVYTNHEVPADVDNSTGNINFVGSVTIKGNVLSGFSVEAGGNVEVYGVVEGATIKAGGNIILRRGMQGMGKGKLIAGGDIVARYIEYCNVEAKNNIQSEAVLHSNVKCGNKLELTGRKGLLVGGTCKVGKMIIAKVIGSHMATPTDLEVGIDPTIREDYKRAKEEMAASESDIKKAEQAIALLKKLEAAGALTPEKKEILTKSVRTKIYLSSRIEELKKEIEWLEEKLKQDGDGKIRGTSFIYPGVKVTIGTCVMYVKENLQYCTLYRDGADIRVGAIDK, from the coding sequence ATGGCAGGACAGGATGACTTAAAGATATTAGTTAGTGTTTCACCTGATGAGTTAAAAGCATATATAACACTATATAAGGGTGATGGAAATTCTAAAGTTAGTAAGGATGATATGCTTAGGGCGCTTGCTCTTCAAAGAGTTACTTATGGTATAAATGAACAAGTATTAGAACAATATGCTGAAAATCCAATATATAATGAACCATTTTGTGTAGCCGAAGGTGTTGCACCTAAACATGGGAAAAATGGTGAAGTAAAGTATCATTTTAATACTACAGTTACTAATACACCAACTATATTAGAGGATGGAAGGATTAATTACAGGGAATTAAATCTGATTCAAATGGTAAAAAAAGGACAGATTCTTTGTACACTAGAGCCTGCAATAATGGGTTCTAATGGAATGACTGTTAAAGGAAAGGTTTTAATTGGTGTTAATGGAAAACCTGCTGTACTGCCAAGAGGTAAGAATGTAGCTGTTTCAGAAGACGGAAAGTCTTTATACGCTACAACTGATGGCGAAGTAGAATATTTAGATGCAACAAAGGTTAGTGTTTACACTAATCATGAAGTTCCTGCTGATGTAGATAATTCCACTGGAAATATTAATTTTGTTGGTAGCGTAACAATTAAAGGAAATGTTTTATCTGGTTTTTCCGTTGAAGCTGGTGGCAATGTTGAGGTTTATGGTGTTGTTGAAGGAGCTACAATCAAAGCTGGTGGAAATATAATCCTCAGAAGAGGTATGCAAGGAATGGGAAAGGGTAAACTTATTGCTGGTGGAGATATTGTTGCCAGATATATTGAATATTGCAATGTAGAAGCAAAAAATAATATACAATCTGAAGCAGTTCTCCATAGTAATGTAAAGTGTGGAAATAAATTGGAGTTAACTGGAAGAAAAGGATTACTTGTTGGTGGTACTTGTAAAGTAGGTAAAATGATTATTGCAAAAGTAATTGGCTCACATATGGCAACACCAACAGATCTTGAGGTTGGTATTGATCCTACAATAAGAGAGGATTATAAGAGAGCAAAAGAAGAAATGGCAGCAAGTGAAAGTGATATTAAAAAAGCAGAGCAAGCAATAGCTTTATTGAAAAAGCTTGAAGCTGCTGGTGCACTTACACCTGAAAAAAAAGAAATCCTAACAAAAAGTGTAAGAACTAAAATTTACCTATCATCTAGAATAGAAGAACTTAAAAAAGAAATTGAATGGCTAGAAGAAAAACTTAAACAGGATGGAGATGGAAAAATCCGTGGAACAAGCTTCATATATCCTGGTGTAAAGGTTACTATTGGAACTTGTGTTATGTATGTAAAGGAAAATCTTCAATATTGTACTTTGTACAGAGATGGTGCAGATATACGTGTTGGAGCAATTGACAAATAG
- a CDS encoding MATE family efflux transporter: protein MKKESLGFEKMGEMPIGRLLASMSAPAMLSMFVQSLYNIVDSYFVSKLSLDAFQAVSIAFPMQLLVFAFAIGVGIGTNSLVARKLGEGKIDEASATASTGLFLALINAAIFAVIGFLFSGSFIALFSDNPNVISLGTTFLTIVTACSAGMFIEVVCTKTLQATGNMTVPMVSQLIGAILNIILNPMLIFGYFFFPELGIAGSAIATVISQFTAMTYVIIMLNVKKHAIKPNLRGLKIKKQNIINIYKVGIPTIIMNSVASFTTSSLNFILMSLSEAAISVLGIYFKLQSFVFMPVFGLTQGAMPIMGYNFGANKKKRFDRTLFLSLSVASVILVVGLVIFQLFPSRLLSIFGQDSEIGVYALRVISICFIPAAFGIIISSMFQSIGHGFKSLIMSLLRQIIVLLPSAYFLGKLFGLKGVWFCYPAAEIVCALIFTPIALKVIKDEFNAKKYSL, encoded by the coding sequence ATGAAAAAAGAAAGTTTAGGCTTTGAAAAAATGGGCGAAATGCCAATCGGTAGATTATTGGCAAGCATGTCAGCACCCGCTATGTTGTCTATGTTTGTCCAATCACTATATAATATTGTTGATAGCTATTTTGTATCAAAACTAAGTCTCGATGCTTTTCAAGCTGTCTCAATAGCTTTTCCTATGCAGCTTTTGGTTTTTGCTTTTGCAATTGGTGTGGGAATAGGAACAAATTCACTGGTTGCCAGAAAGCTAGGAGAAGGAAAAATTGATGAAGCTTCTGCCACAGCATCAACTGGATTATTTTTGGCATTGATAAATGCTGCCATATTTGCTGTAATAGGATTTTTGTTTTCAGGTTCTTTTATTGCACTGTTTTCGGACAATCCAAATGTTATATCCTTGGGTACAACCTTTCTTACAATAGTAACGGCTTGTTCTGCTGGAATGTTCATTGAAGTTGTTTGTACAAAAACGCTGCAGGCAACAGGAAACATGACAGTACCTATGGTTTCACAGTTAATTGGAGCTATTCTTAACATTATATTAAATCCAATGCTTATTTTTGGATATTTCTTTTTTCCAGAGTTAGGTATAGCCGGTTCAGCCATTGCAACAGTAATTAGTCAGTTTACAGCAATGACCTACGTTATTATTATGCTCAATGTTAAAAAACACGCTATTAAACCAAATTTGCGCGGCCTAAAGATTAAGAAGCAAAATATAATTAACATATATAAAGTAGGTATTCCTACTATCATCATGAACTCTGTTGCTTCTTTTACAACTTCAAGCTTAAACTTCATACTCATGTCATTATCAGAAGCTGCTATTTCAGTACTGGGTATATATTTCAAACTGCAATCCTTCGTATTTATGCCTGTATTTGGATTAACACAAGGTGCTATGCCAATAATGGGATATAATTTTGGCGCAAATAAAAAGAAGCGCTTTGACCGCACTTTGTTTTTGTCTTTATCAGTTGCTTCTGTTATTTTAGTTGTAGGACTAGTAATCTTCCAATTGTTCCCTAGCAGGTTGCTTTCTATATTTGGTCAAGATTCTGAAATAGGAGTTTACGCCCTTAGGGTTATTAGCATATGCTTTATTCCAGCAGCATTTGGTATAATTATTTCGTCAATGTTCCAATCAATTGGACATGGCTTTAAATCACTTATAATGTCACTACTAAGACAAATAATAGTATTATTGCCTTCTGCATATTTTTTAGGTAAACTTTTTGGATTAAAGGGAGTTTGGTTTTGCTATCCAGCTGCCGAAATAGTTTGTGCATTGATATTTACTCCAATAGCACTTAAGGTTATTAAAGATGAGTTTAACGCAAAGAAATATTCTTTATAA
- a CDS encoding chemotaxis protein CheW, translating to MSDEQVHEFETKQFIVFSLGDERFGIDSLKITTIDRMKAITRVPKTPNFVKGVINLRGDIIPVMDLRAKFNLPPTEETEETRIIILKLEEISIGVVVDQVLQTIQLTSDSIESASTLINSADSDYILGIGKVDGEIVTLLNFEKLVKL from the coding sequence ATGTCAGATGAACAGGTTCATGAATTTGAAACAAAGCAATTTATCGTATTTAGTTTAGGAGACGAACGATTTGGAATTGATTCTCTTAAAATAACAACAATTGACAGAATGAAAGCCATAACAAGGGTTCCTAAAACCCCAAATTTTGTCAAGGGGGTAATAAATTTAAGAGGAGATATTATTCCAGTAATGGACTTGAGAGCTAAGTTCAATCTTCCACCAACAGAAGAAACAGAAGAAACTAGAATAATTATTCTTAAATTAGAAGAAATATCAATTGGTGTTGTTGTTGATCAGGTACTTCAAACAATTCAATTGACTAGTGACTCAATAGAGAGCGCTTCAACTTTGATAAATAGTGCTGATTCAGACTATATTCTTGGCATTGGCAAGGTCGATGGAGAAATAGTAACTTTATTAAATTTTGAAAAATTAGTGAAACTTTGA
- a CDS encoding chemotaxis protein CheA has translation MDMTQYLQIFIEESNEHVQSLNQSLLQLERDPEDKDVLNEIFRVAHTIKGMAGTMGFTKMTKLTHDMENVLQAIRNSEIAVTSDLVDILFKCLDALENYVSTIVATSGEGDKEYTDIMASLKSILENKGTISATPVNTMNNDSKSSDVSAKYITEKLVFDEFEKSAVNKAIDMGMHAVKITVALNKGCLLKAARAFVIFQTLEKYGEIVKAQPVVQDIEDEKFDSEFTVVVLTKEDKQLFLNEINSIAEVEEVLASYLSKFNVDAKDAETENKIEAKVPEKIEKIEKVVAKEENIHEAAKQNIAHKKTQRTVRVDIDRLDVLMNLVGELIITKTRLEEADITSNQQEYRETIEYLERVTTNLNDAVMKVRMVPVETVFNRFPRMVRDIAKDLGKDIQLIMSGEETELDRTVIDEIGDPLIHMLRNSCDHGLESKERRRELGKPEVGTINLTAYQSGNNVIIEVADDGSGINTEKTKAKAIEKGIITKEEALNMTQQEAIELLFRPSFSTADKVTGLSGRGVGLDVVKTKIEQVGGTVEVESQKDKGSRFIIKLPLTLAIYQALLVNVGNEKYFIPLGSIYQIYNWSADEVKTVQGQEIILLRNMVVPITRLADTLDIPQSDSKDKKQLKIVIVRKGEKLTGLVVDSVIGQQEIVIKSLGKLLSGIKYFAGATILGDGSVALIIDVNSIT, from the coding sequence ATGGATATGACTCAGTATTTACAAATATTTATTGAAGAATCTAATGAACATGTGCAAAGTTTAAACCAATCTCTTTTGCAGCTTGAAAGAGATCCAGAGGATAAAGATGTTCTAAATGAGATATTTAGGGTTGCACATACAATTAAGGGCATGGCAGGTACAATGGGTTTTACAAAAATGACTAAGTTGACCCATGATATGGAAAATGTATTGCAAGCTATCAGAAATAGTGAAATTGCTGTTACATCAGACCTTGTTGATATTTTGTTTAAATGCCTTGATGCTCTAGAAAACTATGTAAGTACTATTGTTGCAACTAGTGGGGAAGGTGACAAAGAATATACCGATATTATGGCTTCACTTAAGTCTATTTTGGAAAATAAAGGTACCATTAGCGCAACTCCTGTGAATACAATGAATAATGACAGTAAATCATCAGATGTCAGTGCCAAATACATAACTGAAAAGCTTGTATTTGATGAATTTGAAAAAAGTGCAGTAAATAAAGCAATTGATATGGGCATGCACGCTGTTAAGATAACAGTTGCTCTTAATAAAGGCTGTTTATTAAAGGCCGCTAGAGCTTTTGTTATATTCCAGACTTTAGAGAAATACGGTGAGATTGTTAAAGCTCAGCCAGTTGTTCAGGATATAGAAGATGAAAAATTTGATTCTGAATTTACAGTTGTTGTATTAACTAAAGAAGATAAGCAGCTATTTTTAAATGAAATAAATTCAATCGCTGAAGTTGAAGAAGTTTTAGCAAGTTACTTAAGCAAATTTAATGTAGATGCTAAGGATGCAGAAACTGAGAATAAAATAGAAGCTAAAGTACCTGAAAAAATAGAGAAAATTGAAAAAGTAGTTGCAAAAGAAGAAAATATCCATGAAGCTGCAAAGCAAAACATTGCTCATAAAAAGACTCAGAGAACAGTAAGAGTTGATATTGACAGACTAGATGTACTGATGAATTTAGTTGGAGAATTAATAATAACTAAAACCAGATTAGAGGAAGCAGATATTACTTCTAACCAACAAGAGTATCGAGAGACAATAGAGTATCTTGAGAGGGTTACAACAAATTTAAATGACGCTGTTATGAAGGTTAGAATGGTTCCTGTAGAAACAGTATTTAATAGATTCCCAAGAATGGTTAGAGATATTGCAAAGGATTTGGGAAAAGACATTCAGCTAATAATGTCAGGTGAGGAAACAGAACTTGATAGAACAGTTATAGATGAGATTGGAGATCCACTAATTCACATGCTTAGAAACTCTTGTGACCATGGACTTGAATCAAAAGAAAGAAGAAGAGAACTTGGGAAACCTGAAGTTGGTACAATAAATCTTACTGCTTATCAATCAGGAAACAATGTAATTATTGAGGTAGCTGATGATGGTTCTGGTATAAACACTGAAAAGACAAAAGCTAAGGCTATTGAAAAAGGAATAATCACTAAAGAAGAAGCATTGAATATGACTCAACAAGAAGCCATAGAATTATTATTCAGACCAAGCTTCAGTACTGCAGATAAGGTTACAGGCCTTTCAGGAAGAGGAGTAGGACTTGATGTTGTAAAGACTAAGATCGAGCAGGTTGGAGGAACAGTTGAGGTTGAGAGTCAAAAAGATAAAGGAAGCCGTTTCATAATTAAACTACCTCTAACACTTGCTATTTATCAGGCATTGCTTGTAAATGTAGGAAATGAGAAATACTTTATTCCTTTAGGTTCGATTTACCAAATATATAATTGGTCAGCAGATGAGGTTAAGACAGTACAGGGACAAGAAATAATCCTACTTAGAAATATGGTTGTTCCTATAACAAGGCTTGCAGATACTTTAGATATTCCTCAATCAGATAGTAAAGATAAAAAGCAGCTAAAGATAGTAATTGTCAGAAAAGGTGAAAAGTTAACAGGATTGGTTGTAGATAGTGTAATTGGACAACAGGAAATTGTTATAAAATCACTTGGAAAGCTTTTATCAGGAATTAAATATTTTGCAGGAGCAACAATTCTTGGTGACGGAAGTGTTGCACTGATAATTGATGTAAATTCAATAACTTAG
- a CDS encoding PH domain-containing protein — protein sequence MEYQKLDSRILISWRIVRLISLVIVGLILTVALIIMSRVTFLEAYLIYGYIVAGIILSYMLLGLFLYPAIEYRQWGYIISDDRVEIRHGIFLIKITVIPIVRIQHITISQGPINRRLGISTINVHTASGVFAIEGISSEEASAMAEMLKSKLYIRLENNEK from the coding sequence ATGGAGTATCAAAAACTAGATAGTAGAATTTTAATTTCTTGGAGAATTGTTAGATTAATTAGTCTTGTTATTGTTGGATTAATTTTAACTGTTGCACTGATTATTATGTCAAGAGTGACATTTCTTGAAGCATACTTAATTTATGGATATATTGTTGCAGGAATAATATTAAGCTATATGTTATTAGGTCTTTTTCTGTATCCAGCAATTGAATACAGACAGTGGGGATATATTATTTCTGATGATAGAGTGGAGATAAGACATGGTATATTTTTAATTAAAATTACTGTTATACCAATTGTAAGAATTCAGCACATTACAATATCCCAGGGGCCGATCAACCGCAGGCTTGGTATTTCAACAATAAATGTACATACTGCAAGTGGAGTTTTTGCTATTGAAGGCATTTCAAGTGAGGAAGCAAGCGCTATGGCTGAAATGCTAAAATCAAAGTTGTATATTAGACTTGAAAATAACGAGAAATAG
- a CDS encoding endolytic transglycosylase MltG, with amino-acid sequence MRRLHEKSIVLGIGIGMIITSIAGMIYSAGTQKELTREEIISKAKAYGLIEPTTFINNNTSDNTKAALDKNTSNNTETANETSSNTSTTSEKADETTTPNNAADKTGTNNQQEPEKSENLEAERNISIAVQRGFGSKQVAKLLLEKGVITSEAEFDAALASYKATQKIRTGTYLFKKNEDLDYIVKTICKFK; translated from the coding sequence ATGAGAAGACTACATGAGAAGAGTATTGTATTAGGAATTGGAATAGGGATGATTATTACATCTATTGCGGGAATGATTTATTCTGCTGGTACTCAAAAGGAATTAACTAGAGAAGAAATTATTAGCAAAGCTAAGGCTTATGGTTTAATTGAGCCCACTACTTTTATAAATAATAATACATCTGATAACACAAAGGCAGCTCTTGATAAAAACACTTCCAACAATACTGAAACAGCAAATGAAACTTCATCAAATACTTCAACAACCAGCGAAAAAGCTGATGAAACTACAACACCAAACAATGCAGCTGATAAAACTGGCACAAACAATCAGCAAGAGCCTGAAAAATCTGAAAACCTCGAAGCTGAGAGAAATATCAGTATTGCAGTACAAAGGGGATTTGGTTCTAAACAGGTGGCAAAGTTATTACTTGAAAAAGGGGTTATTACAAGTGAAGCTGAATTTGATGCTGCTTTAGCATCTTATAAAGCTACTCAAAAAATTCGTACAGGAACTTATTTATTCAAAAAGAATGAAGATTTAGACTATATTGTTAAAACCATTTGTAAATTTAAATAG
- a CDS encoding chemotaxis protein CheD, producing the protein MDIDVVKVGMADLNSALHPCMITTLGLGSCVGVALYDPKTKISGLAHVMLPSSEQAKNNSNIAKFADTAIVKLVDDMVKLGAKRERIVAKLAGGAQMFVFNGGSDLMRIGYRNVVASKEKLAELNIPIISEDTGGNYGRTIELYSDDGRLMIKTIGFGIKQI; encoded by the coding sequence ATTGATATTGATGTAGTTAAAGTAGGTATGGCTGACTTAAATTCGGCACTTCATCCATGTATGATTACAACACTTGGACTTGGTTCTTGTGTTGGAGTTGCATTGTATGATCCCAAAACAAAAATAAGTGGTTTAGCTCATGTAATGTTGCCCAGCAGTGAGCAGGCAAAAAATAATAGTAACATTGCAAAATTTGCTGACACGGCTATTGTAAAACTTGTTGATGATATGGTAAAATTGGGAGCAAAAAGGGAAAGAATTGTGGCAAAGCTTGCTGGTGGGGCGCAGATGTTCGTATTTAATGGAGGATCTGACTTAATGAGGATTGGCTATAGAAATGTTGTTGCCTCTAAAGAAAAATTAGCTGAGTTGAATATTCCAATAATTTCTGAAGATACTGGAGGAAATTATGGTAGAACTATTGAACTTTATTCCGATGATGGCAGACTAATGATTAAGACTATTGGCTTTGGTATTAAGCAAATATAA
- a CDS encoding PH domain-containing protein, translated as MDFKHRRGHFLIIFEKISEIPILLLSIIFSAFLLNTFDTQALIPVVAILLSPISKLVNYFFTYYTLTQEHLIVESGVFNKKRIELPFSTITAVDLSQNILYQIFGVYKIKVDNASQTNEAANQSKINLTLKKEEAIQFKKIITGNFIETANEQHELAAIKGEISDFIKLGLLQSKAAYIMSILAIVGSLSSLIIPFIEGKVEGALLAALIITIIIIVYLTAVIMSIVKAVIKYYAFSVWADEETLKVQYGLLNKKSFSLQKSKINGIILKQNLLMRIFKLYSAEVIVIGYGDKSEEGGTEKAIIFPIAKKEKIKEIVNIVLPEYSLDYKLCKPERKAIRYFFISPMFIFAVICVICAVAAAIIIENYIVIAAALVFLAFSVAHTIQKYINAGISVGESNIVLSSGAFSKRVAIIKTKSIESITSTGSIFKRRKGFVSIRLGFVAPLRVANISSLNLPINQFELLEGVLKY; from the coding sequence TTGGATTTTAAGCATAGACGAGGACATTTTTTAATTATATTTGAAAAAATATCAGAAATACCAATACTTTTGTTAAGTATTATTTTTAGTGCTTTTCTATTAAATACATTTGACACGCAGGCATTGATACCTGTAGTGGCTATTTTACTTAGCCCTATTTCGAAGCTGGTTAATTATTTCTTTACATATTACACTTTAACACAAGAGCATCTAATAGTAGAATCTGGTGTGTTCAATAAAAAGAGAATTGAGCTTCCATTTTCAACTATTACCGCTGTAGACCTTTCTCAAAATATCTTGTATCAGATATTTGGTGTTTATAAAATTAAAGTGGATAATGCAAGTCAAACAAATGAGGCTGCAAATCAATCTAAGATTAATTTGACTTTAAAGAAAGAAGAAGCCATTCAATTTAAAAAGATAATTACTGGCAATTTTATTGAGACAGCTAATGAACAACATGAGTTAGCGGCAATTAAAGGGGAAATTAGTGATTTTATAAAGCTAGGGCTTTTACAGTCTAAGGCTGCCTACATTATGAGTATACTTGCTATTGTCGGATCTCTATCAAGCTTAATTATCCCATTTATAGAAGGTAAGGTTGAGGGTGCATTATTGGCAGCTTTGATTATTACAATAATAATTATTGTATATTTGACAGCGGTAATAATGTCAATTGTAAAAGCAGTCATAAAATATTATGCTTTCAGCGTTTGGGCAGATGAGGAAACACTAAAAGTACAATATGGACTATTGAATAAAAAAAGCTTTTCGCTTCAGAAAAGTAAAATAAATGGTATCATTCTGAAACAAAATTTACTAATGAGAATTTTTAAACTTTACTCAGCAGAAGTAATAGTAATAGGATATGGTGATAAGTCAGAAGAGGGTGGAACTGAGAAAGCCATTATTTTCCCTATTGCCAAAAAGGAAAAAATTAAAGAAATTGTTAATATTGTTTTACCTGAATATTCATTAGATTATAAACTCTGTAAGCCAGAGAGAAAGGCAATAAGATACTTTTTCATAAGTCCTATGTTTATATTTGCTGTAATTTGTGTAATATGCGCAGTTGCTGCAGCAATAATTATTGAAAATTATATAGTAATAGCAGCAGCTTTAGTATTTTTAGCATTTTCGGTTGCGCACACAATACAAAAGTATATCAATGCTGGAATAAGCGTAGGGGAGAGCAATATTGTGCTTTCATCAGGAGCATTCAGCAAGCGAGTAGCTATTATAAAAACAAAAAGCATAGAAAGTATTACCTCTACAGGCAGCATATTTAAGAGAAGAAAGGGCTTTGTATCAATTAGGCTCGGGTTTGTTGCTCCTTTGCGAGTAGCAAACATATCCTCGCTGAATCTGCCTATCAATCAGTTTGAGTTGCTAGAAGGGGTTTTGAAGTATTAG
- a CDS encoding chemotaxis protein CheC → MAISFDELNHLQLDVLKEIGNIGAGNAVTSLAKMLDKRVDMAVPKANILGFDKVTQILGGEEMLVVGILLNVTGDITGSMMFTMDIHAARQLVNILFGNKVSTSLEFDELELSALKEIGNILTASYLSALAGLTNLKILPSVPELAIDMAGAILSVPAIEFGKIGDSVLYIETEFSEGITKVFGDFLLIPDVDSYEVLLKALGVIE, encoded by the coding sequence ATGGCGATTAGTTTTGATGAATTAAACCATTTGCAACTAGATGTACTTAAGGAGATAGGAAATATAGGTGCAGGTAATGCAGTTACATCTTTAGCAAAAATGTTAGATAAAAGAGTTGATATGGCAGTTCCAAAGGCTAATATATTAGGCTTTGATAAGGTTACCCAGATTTTGGGTGGGGAAGAAATGCTGGTTGTTGGTATATTATTAAATGTAACTGGTGATATAACAGGTAGTATGATGTTTACTATGGATATTCATGCTGCTAGACAACTTGTAAATATACTTTTTGGAAACAAAGTTTCAACAAGTTTAGAATTTGATGAACTTGAATTATCAGCTCTTAAAGAAATTGGTAATATTTTGACAGCGTCATATTTATCAGCATTGGCAGGATTGACAAATCTCAAAATACTGCCCTCTGTACCAGAACTAGCTATTGATATGGCAGGAGCAATTTTAAGTGTACCTGCTATAGAGTTTGGTAAAATTGGGGATTCAGTTTTATATATAGAAACAGAATTTAGTGAGGGAATTACAAAAGTATTCGGAGACTTTCTATTAATACCTGATGTTGATTCATATGAGGTATTATTAAAAGCATTGGGAGTTATAGAATAA
- a CDS encoding FliA/WhiG family RNA polymerase sigma factor — MPGVNNNQLWKQYTKTRDPALKDELIVQYAYLIKYVAGRLSIYFGSNVEFDDLVGYGAFGLIDAIEKFDISKGVKFETYASVRIRGSIIDSIRDLDWVPRSLRQKNKELEKVYAEIENEVGHSATDKEVADKLGISMEEFYKLLNDVNVSSMMSLEEFMEQNYERGLEIVSDSTDDKPEAALESVEIKEILIDAIDKLPEKEKAVITFYYFEELTLKEISAIMNVTESRISQLHTKALLRMRGKLFRHRIMLES; from the coding sequence ATGCCAGGTGTAAATAATAATCAGCTTTGGAAGCAATATACAAAAACTAGAGATCCAGCTTTAAAGGATGAGCTTATAGTTCAGTATGCATATCTAATCAAATATGTAGCTGGAAGACTAAGCATATACTTTGGATCAAATGTTGAATTTGATGATTTGGTTGGTTATGGAGCATTTGGTCTTATTGATGCTATAGAAAAATTCGACATTTCAAAAGGTGTTAAGTTTGAAACTTATGCTTCTGTTAGAATAAGAGGCTCTATTATAGATAGTATTCGTGATTTAGATTGGGTTCCACGGTCATTAAGACAAAAGAACAAGGAACTTGAAAAAGTTTATGCCGAAATAGAAAATGAAGTTGGTCATTCAGCTACAGATAAAGAAGTTGCTGATAAATTGGGTATAAGCATGGAAGAATTTTACAAGCTTTTGAATGATGTCAATGTTTCATCAATGATGTCTCTAGAAGAATTTATGGAACAGAACTATGAAAGAGGTTTAGAGATAGTAAGTGATAGTACTGACGATAAGCCAGAAGCTGCATTAGAGAGTGTTGAAATAAAGGAAATTCTTATTGATGCTATTGACAAGTTGCCAGAAAAGGAGAAAGCGGTAATTACATTTTATTATTTTGAAGAATTAACTTTAAAAGAAATAAGTGCAATAATGAATGTAACAGAATCCAGAATATCACAGTTACACACTAAGGCTTTACTGAGAATGCGTGGTAAATTGTTTAGACATAGAATTATGTTGGAATCCTAG